AAATGGTTTGAGTCGCACATTTCATGCCAAGATGCCACACTCCTGTCAACAGCACCTTGTACACAATTCATGTGAGCACATTTAATTTACGTGAAGTTTGCATGCGAATTGTTACAGCCAATTTGGAGAACCGTACAGATGGCATCGCATGAACACATCGGTGAGCTACAAGTCAACTTCTTAGGCCTAACTTACTGAGCTGTGAAGGCCACACAGAATAAATCACGTGTGCAAATCACTCACCCACATGACCACATTCAAGCTACGTGAAGTCCTCCCAATGAAAGGTATTACAGACAATATGTAGGCGGCGCAAAAGCTGTGTAGATGGCACTGCCATGAACACATCAGTTTACTATAGGCAAACTACAGTAAGCCACCTTGTCAAGTTGTGAAGACCATTGCATAAGAGTGAGGTGAACAGTTCAGTCCCCACCACGACCGCATTTCAAACTACCATTCTTGCAGTTACCAAGGAGTAAGACTCTTGTCGAAGCTAACACTGAACAGTCTGGTGTGTGGAACTGTAACATTCACGGGTTTAGGAGGCCCTGCCCTAGGACATTATGTAATAAATGAACACAAGTTAGTGTCACAAAACACTCTACTGTTAGGACGTAGAACTGCAAGCCTGCTGAGTGTTCCGAGTACCACACACATCAAATGAATAAAACATGAATTGCCGAAATAATCAAGAATGGTaataacacacacacagaaaagatCTCCGACACTTCTGTACATGCATCAGCATAGGCAAACGAAGCAAGACGTAATGCAAGTATATCATGTTAGTGTTTGCGCAGTTTTGTGATAACACGAATGGGAAGTGCCCCCAACAAGATCTGCCCCCAAAAGTGGCAGAGATTTGCTGCAATGAAAACGGAAACCCATTGGAAAACATGGCAGGTGCCCAGAAAAAGGAAGTGAGGAGGGCCAAGAGCCTGGATGCGTACTCACAAACTTGAGCATGTTCCAGTCAAACACGTAGTCATAGGTGAAGCCCTGCCTATGGAAGAGGTTGCGTAGGAGCTGCCGCAGGTACGAGTAGTCGGGCTTCTCGTCAAAGCGCAACGACCGGCAGTAGTTCAGGTAGGTGGCAAACTCCGAGGGAAAGCTGCGACAGAGTTCCTCGATGGGCGTCGACATCTTCTTCTCGCTGATGCGCTCGTACTTCTGCCGCTTGGTGGCCGCCCGCAGTCCCTGCCAGGGCAGGCTGCCCCGGTTGAAGTACATCAGCACGTAGCCGAGGCTCTCCAGGTCGTCCCGGCGACTCTGCTCGATGCCCAGGTGTGTGTTGATCGAGGCGTAGCGCGCCGTGCCCGTCAGGTTCTTGTTCTCCCGGTACGGGATGTGGTTGTGCGTCCGCGAGTCCCGGTACTTCTTGGCCAGCCCGAAGTCGATGATGTACACCAGGTTGCCCTTCTTACCCAGCCCCATGAGGAAGTTGTCGGGCTTGATGTCGCGGTGAATGAAGTTCTTCGAGTGGATGTACTCGACACGCGACACCagctggtccgccagcagcagcaCCGTCTTGAGCGAGAACTTGCGGTTGCAGAAGTTGAACAGGTCCTCGAGCGAGGGGCCCAGCAGCTCCATCACCATGACGTTGTAGTCGCCCTCCGAGCCGCACCACTTGATGAGGGGGATGCCGACACCTCCCTGCATCATCTTGTAGAACTTGGACTCTATGTGCAGCTGCGGGTGCTTCGTCTTGATGCACTCGAGCTTGATGGCCACCTCTTCCCCTGTGGTTATGTTTGTCCCTgtgcgaaaagaaaggaaaaggggGGAGTCAACCAAGTGTCACTGTCTTCGTGAAACAGCGAATCTCTACTCAAGATGGGGCCAAATGCATAGCCAATCAGTTTTTGATGATGCAACGCACAGCACACACACTAAACAGCTCAAACAAACCGCAGACCGCAGGTGTGAGAGAATAAAACTTCAGAGAACAGAAAGCTCTTGTCAGCTCCGACAACTGCGCACTAAAATACACAAATGTAAAGCAGGCTTGCAAGATAGAGATAGAAAAGATGATCAGAAGACCTGATCATCGAAGGATGTCCTTGATTACAGTAACGGGCTGTACGAACAGCAGGCAACAGTTGAACGGACTTCGTCAGTGTGTATTGTCTAGTGGTAAGGTCATTGTCCCATGCTGACTGTTAGCTGCTGTCGTTTTGTCCTTGTGCACTTGCACAGTGCCCTAGTCCTTGTAAGCATGATGGACCTGTTAGTCAGCAAGGAAGGTATTGTGGGCACGTACAAAAACAGTTACTTGATAACAGTAAGCGACTGCACGAACAACAGGCAACAGTTGAACGGACTTCATCAGTGTGTATTGTCTAGTGGTAAGGTCATCAGCCCGTGCTGACTGTTAGCTGCTGCTCTTTTGTCCTTGTGCACTTGCACAGTGCCTTATTCCTTGTAAGCATGATGGACCTGTTAGTCAGCAAGGAAGGTATTGTGGGTAGGTAAAAACCAGTTATACTCAGCTAATGACAGCCATACAAGTAGCTATTTACAAACGCACACAGCAGATGCCCACAGCTCTAGCACAAACCTGGCTACAATCTAATCATAATCTGGCAGTGCGACCTTTCATTTTCTCCTATCAAGTTAACCACTTAGCAGTCTGGATAACGAAGCCGTGTACGTTGCCAAATCCCCGACCAGGTATCTTCGGGCGCCTTCAGCGACACAGTTAGCTGCAGACCGGATGACAAACATGCGCATGCATGACTCAGTGAACCTGATGAAAGGATCAAAACAAGTGCAGCACAGAATAAACCTGAGCACTAGATTGCACATTACATACATAAACatacaaggaaaaagaaaataatggcTACAGTCTAATTCACTATAGCAACGGCCCTTATCCGGACTAAGTGGACCCGAAAACACGATGACAAGCTAGATTGCAGTGACCAGCACACAGAGGAACACTAACTTTTATTGTGTTTAGATTTTTATTTAGATTTTATAAAGTTTGGGGACACAATTGAAGAGCAGTTGGGTCTGTGCTTTCCTTGCTGACTATCTTTTCTTGCTGAATAGTTCCAAAAGATTAAATATATCTGTTAGCATTAACTATAATAGCTTGCAGGTAGCCAGGTACAAAGAACTAAGTAACGGTCATCAGCTAAAGAGTGCAGAACTCACTGAACTAGAGACCACCTTGCAAAATTCTAAATGAAGTGAGTACAAACTGCAGGCCAAAGCCTAGTAAAGGACACGAAACGCCCACTGTCGTCCGCTACAGAGACTCGCTCAGGTTAGCAACTGTTCTGTAAACTAGCCTAGTCTGATTAGTACTAGTCTAGCCTAATTTAGCATCCCTCTGAAGTATGGTGTTTCACAACACTTGAGGCTATGATGCTGCTGGCAGTGTGCTACGAATTGAACTGCGCCAGACAACAGTGCATGATTAGTCTATTCTTTCTGCGAATGTGCTGTCAGTTCAATGAAGAGCCCAAGTAGTGACTAACCCTATCTGGTCCATGTTTCTGGTGCCAGCTGCTCCCCTGCTTTCTGGCAAtgttgaaaacacacacacacacacacacacacacacacacacacacacacacacacacacacacacacacacacacactaggcTATAGGACTGGAACTTACTTCAGAGTAAATGTCACACAGCCTGCTACAGGTGTGCACTGTCCAGTACGAAACAGCTGTGACCTAATGCAAGCCTGCtgaaagtgaacagctgtgcaTGACTAAGGCAGATTGCATGACAGATGACGGCACACATTTAGGAAATGCATGATGCCAGCGAAATGTACCGCTACGATTCCTGAATTTCTACCACCAGATAATGCCTGCAAGACAGCAATGACTTGGAATTCTCACACACCTTTGCTAAGATGAGATGTAAACTGGCAGTACATATGCGCAACCCATCCCTTGTACGTTGGAACAAGGGCTCCTCATCAGGCCAAGTTGTACAGATCCAGCCACTGACTGGCAGAATTGTCCTCAAGCAATTCGCACTTGATTGCAGGCAAGTTCTCACTCGGCTCTCCTAAGCTGTCAATTAGCTACATAACCACAGCCCATTTAGTAGTCTGGTCAAGTGCTGACTTGTTGGGTCAAGTTGTACATTTCCAGCCAGAGACTAGCAAAACTTTGCTTAATTTATTCACAAAGAGTGCCTGCCAAGGCAAGT
This region of Dermacentor silvarum isolate Dsil-2018 chromosome 5, BIME_Dsil_1.4, whole genome shotgun sequence genomic DNA includes:
- the LOC119453190 gene encoding casein kinase I, whose amino-acid sequence is MELRVGNKYRLGRKIGSGSFGDIYLGTNITTGEEVAIKLECIKTKHPQLHIESKFYKMMQGGVGIPLIKWCGSEGDYNVMVMELLGPSLEDLFNFCNRKFSLKTVLLLADQLVSRVEYIHSKNFIHRDIKPDNFLMGLGKKGNLVYIIDFGLAKKYRDSRTHNHIPYRENKNLTGTARYASINTHLGIEQSRRDDLESLGYVLMYFNRGSLPWQGLRAATKRQKYERISEKKMSTPIEELCRSFPSEFATYLNYCRSLRFDEKPDYSYLRQLLRNLFHRQGFTYDYVFDWNMLKFGGNRSQAGGAEAGATGVVGAEGGPEVGHRAQGGAQQAHHASTAASRGLPPTTASGSQRPPYRGTFLTGMNGEQHGMPASPPYPPWRKGADHHNAASGALTKSGVAKASDR